From a single Oceanispirochaeta sp. M1 genomic region:
- a CDS encoding sugar ABC transporter permease — translation MVEDRNVFQQFGWVIYKYFLTLISMLRTNIRDFGMFIALIVIFVIFQFMTNGIFLGAFNFTNLLNQSAYVAVLAVGMTLVIVTQQIDLSVGYIGAFLGAYVVVAVETGGQPVILALLGALVITIIVGIIKGYFVAKIKVPSFVVTLAGMFIFKGLLFFKTNNRTISTTNDFFIKVGIGYLPTYDVSGYDLFSLISGAVIIIAAITSGILTRKKHAKLGIPSEKVELFITKIFLLSVVIGYLTYTFASNKGISYLLLITVVVVVIYHFMSTQTTLGRRIYAVGGNPEAAELSGISVEKTIIIVFVSMGITAMIAGIMYVSRLENASPKHGPFWELYAIAAVFIGGTSAKGGIGKVVNAVVGAVVIISLKNGMSLAGIDANIEPIILGSVLLFAVVFDIYTRNVMPVDLVGMHYARKENKAELLLARDNFFKAKRELQEAEKENRQDLIEYEYKFTNAQGVFNKIKDKIRVSVEADFIKE, via the coding sequence ATGGTAGAAGATCGAAATGTATTCCAACAATTTGGATGGGTAATATATAAATATTTCCTGACGTTAATCTCAATGTTAAGAACAAATATCAGAGATTTTGGAATGTTTATTGCTTTAATAGTCATCTTTGTAATATTTCAGTTTATGACAAATGGAATTTTCTTAGGAGCATTCAATTTTACAAATTTATTAAATCAATCAGCCTATGTTGCAGTATTAGCGGTTGGTATGACACTTGTAATCGTTACACAACAAATTGATTTATCAGTAGGATACATCGGGGCATTCCTTGGAGCTTACGTTGTCGTCGCAGTTGAAACTGGTGGACAACCTGTAATCTTAGCATTACTTGGTGCTTTAGTCATTACTATCATTGTTGGTATCATTAAAGGTTATTTTGTAGCTAAAATTAAAGTGCCTTCATTTGTAGTAACCTTAGCCGGAATGTTTATTTTCAAGGGATTATTATTCTTTAAAACAAACAATAGAACAATCTCAACAACAAATGATTTCTTCATTAAAGTCGGTATTGGATACTTACCAACATATGATGTTAGTGGATATGATTTATTTTCACTGATTTCTGGTGCTGTCATCATTATTGCAGCAATCACTTCAGGAATACTAACTCGTAAAAAACACGCAAAGCTTGGTATTCCAAGTGAGAAAGTTGAATTATTTATTACAAAGATTTTTCTTCTATCAGTTGTTATCGGATATCTGACATATACATTTGCATCGAATAAAGGTATTTCCTACCTGCTATTAATTACTGTTGTTGTAGTCGTTATTTATCATTTCATGTCAACACAAACAACTCTGGGTAGAAGAATCTACGCCGTAGGTGGAAATCCTGAGGCAGCTGAATTATCTGGTATCAGTGTTGAAAAAACGATAATTATTGTATTTGTATCAATGGGTATCACAGCAATGATTGCAGGTATTATGTATGTTTCAAGACTTGAAAATGCATCACCAAAGCATGGTCCTTTCTGGGAATTATATGCAATTGCAGCTGTCTTTATTGGTGGAACCAGTGCAAAGGGTGGAATTGGTAAAGTAGTGAATGCAGTGGTTGGTGCGGTGGTTATCATCTCACTGAAAAATGGTATGTCATTAGCAGGTATCGACGCAAATATCGAACCAATCATCTTAGGATCTGTATTGTTGTTTGCTGTCGTATTTGATATCTACACAAGAAACGTTATGCCTGTTGATTTAGTCGGTATGCATTATGCCAGGAAAGAGAATAAAGCAGAGCTCCTACTCGCCCGTGATAATTTTTTCAAAGCTAAGAGAGAACTTCAAGAAGCTGAAAAAGAAAATCGGCAAGATCTTATCGAATATGAATATAAATTTACAAATGCACAGGGTGTATTCAACAAAATTAAAGATAAAATCAGAGTCAGTGTAGAAGCAGATTTTATTAAAGAGTAA
- a CDS encoding substrate-binding domain-containing protein, with amino-acid sequence MKRFIVTLLTLVVISGIFIGCSGNKTSKIKIGVVLPDASEERWANQDGAFFKAELEALGEGYEFEILFSEGDESKEKQNVEALIAKGAQAIIITAHGNGGASVATAHAEDVIVIAHDRMAKSASDVADYYTTFNSWNVGKAMGKHLVDSAKAEGFSASNKADLAIFSGRVVDWPNATYFFGGAFEMIQPELDMFNIVNQDPAPFLALDKYTEANFDDGAKDALQAAMLPIDTDWNPETAGIKAAGVVAQITKTSDTVFVLAPNDDTSAAIRQEFAKMASPYSKYYTTGQDGSNVTLASLMGDVVTGKGTQTMTVFKDVSKLVKDSVAIAKNIVDGVDGLTGLSGGPSIDGAKTAYSPIDTLLATDPQLTYDTIFATGYKSEENPDFGDIDFSPYK; translated from the coding sequence ATGAAACGTTTTATAGTTACACTACTGACTTTAGTAGTAATTTCAGGGATTTTTATTGGTTGTAGTGGGAACAAAACTTCAAAAATTAAAATTGGTGTTGTATTACCAGATGCATCAGAAGAAAGATGGGCAAACCAGGATGGTGCATTCTTTAAAGCAGAACTGGAAGCATTAGGTGAAGGTTACGAATTTGAGATTTTATTTTCTGAGGGTGATGAATCAAAAGAGAAACAAAATGTAGAAGCCTTAATCGCCAAAGGTGCTCAGGCTATTATTATCACAGCACATGGTAATGGTGGAGCATCAGTTGCTACTGCACATGCTGAAGATGTTATTGTCATTGCACATGACCGTATGGCAAAATCTGCTTCAGATGTAGCTGATTATTATACTACATTTAATAGCTGGAATGTTGGTAAAGCAATGGGTAAACATTTAGTTGACTCAGCTAAAGCAGAAGGTTTTTCTGCCAGTAATAAAGCCGATTTAGCAATTTTCTCCGGTCGCGTAGTTGACTGGCCAAATGCAACATATTTCTTTGGTGGTGCTTTTGAAATGATTCAGCCTGAATTAGATATGTTTAATATTGTGAATCAGGATCCAGCTCCCTTCCTGGCACTGGATAAATACACAGAAGCTAATTTTGATGATGGTGCAAAAGATGCATTACAGGCTGCAATGTTACCAATTGATACAGATTGGAATCCTGAAACTGCCGGTATCAAAGCTGCAGGTGTAGTTGCACAAATCACTAAAACTTCTGACACAGTATTTGTATTGGCTCCAAACGATGATACTTCAGCAGCGATTCGTCAGGAATTTGCTAAAATGGCATCACCATACAGCAAATACTATACTACTGGTCAGGATGGTTCTAATGTTACATTAGCAAGCTTAATGGGTGACGTTGTTACTGGTAAGGGAACTCAGACTATGACAGTATTTAAAGACGTTTCTAAATTAGTAAAAGACTCAGTTGCAATCGCTAAAAACATCGTTGATGGTGTTGATGGATTAACTGGTTTGTCCGGTGGACCTTCAATTGATGGAGCAAAAACTGCTTATTCACCAATTGATACATTATTAGCTACAGATCCACAATTAACTTATGACACAATTTTCGCTACAGGTTACAAATCAGAAGAAAACCCAGATTTTGGTGACATCGATTTCAGTCCTTACAAATAA